The following coding sequences are from one Arachis hypogaea cultivar Tifrunner chromosome 7, arahy.Tifrunner.gnm2.J5K5, whole genome shotgun sequence window:
- the LOC112702714 gene encoding uncharacterized protein, which translates to MEGEQHQRSKLNKAKQIVRLRGMLRRWHSFSSSSSTSISSSPNISSSPNYNMIDISDYQETTTDDDPTSKRAPCNCNLDEEDHKCESPEPPPDVPKWYLAVYVGSELWRFIIPTSYLTHSLFKLLLEKAEDEFGFNHNSALTIPCETETFKYLLRCIETNYDTHQGSSCKLIFFLIFYVWSHHRDQLRDQVETNKALFGVKSTFDEELYTTKLEKGPRTRELEKQALRIAREIEGEKTQDLHLAELLGEPGTGGSSTPSMVGAVKKWQKSDPQKSLDTWRRLSEANSQLEIQLNFLSKLAKEQWDAYKSVIDSCSKLRSEKWIEQASEPNKEAVIKALLGAKEAMLGIRYHMRLMGEAAGVPIELESQTKLLDATLNLEGVLLGGVLGAGGFDAVFAVTLGDSSSNVTKTWSSLNVLALLVKEDPCGVSLESADPRTNEITSAVSSIHIE; encoded by the exons ATGGAAGGTGAGCAGCACCAAAGATCAAAACTGAATAAAGCTAAGCAGATTGTGAGGCTAAGGGGAATGCTTCGTAGGTGGCACAGTTTTTCATCCTCATCCTCAACCTCAATCTCATCATCACCAAACATTTCAAGTAGCCCCAATTACAACATGATTGACATTTCTGATTACCAAGAAACCACAACTGATGATGATCCAACCTCAAAGAGGGCACCGTGTAATTGTAACTTGGATGAAGAGGATCACAAATGCGAAAGCCCCGAGCCCCCTCCCGATGTTCCGAAATGGTACTTGGCAGTTTATGTTGGGAGTGAGCTTTGGAGATTCATCATTCCAACTAGCTACCTTACTCATTCTCTCTTCAAGTTATTGCTTGAGAAGGCTGAAGATGAGTTTGGATTTAACCATAATAGTGCTCTCACTATTCCTTGTGAGACTGAGACCTTCAAGTATCTCCTCAGATGCATAGAGACCAACTATGACACCCATCAAGGTAGCTCCTGTAAgttgattttctttctcatcttctatGTATGGTCTCATCATAGAGACCAACTACGGGATCAGGTTGAAACAAATAAGGCTTTGTTTGGTGTAAAAAGCACATTCGATGAGGAACTATATACAACGAAGCTTGAAAAAGGACCTCGGACAAGAGAATTGGAAAAACAAGCCTTAAGAATAGCAAGAGAAATTGAGGGTGAGAAAACCCAAGATCTGCATCTTGCGGAG ttACTAGGAGAACCAGGAACTGGTGGTTCATCTACACCATCAATGGTTGGTGCTGTAAAAAAATGGCAAAAGTCTGACCCTCAGAAATCCCTGGACACATGGAGAAGACTGTCAGAGGCAAATTCGCAGTTAGAAATTCAACTGAACTTTTTGAGTAAATTAGCAAAGGAACAATGGGATGCATATAAATCTGTGATTGATAGCTGCAGCAAGCTTAGATCAGAAAAG TGGATAGAGCAAGCTTCTGAACCCAACAAGGAAGCAGTTATTAAAGCATTGCTAGGTGCAAAAGAAGCTATGCTTGGGATTAGATATCATATGCGCCTAATGGGTGAGGCTGCAGGTGTTCCT ATTGAACTAGAATCACAAACAAAACTGTTAGATGCTACACTAAACTTGGAAGGAGTGTTGTTGGGTGGAGTTCTAGGAGCAGGAGGATTTGATGCTGTCTTTGCTGTTACTTTGGGAGATTCAAGCAGCAATGTGACAAAAACATGGAGCTCACTCAATGTTCTTGCCCTTTTGGTTAAAGAAGATCCTTGTGGCGTTTCTTTAGAAAGTGCTGACCCTAGAACAAATGAAATCACTTCAGCTGTATCTTCAATTCATATTGaataa
- the LOC112701241 gene encoding uncharacterized protein, protein MRYDETQDPQEHLRAFEARMNLEGVGDEVRCRVFPVTLAGPAIRWFNSLPQGSVACFSDISRAFLAQFTTRIAKAKHPINLLGVTQKTGNPTKKYLDHFNDECLEIERLTDSVASLCLTNGLLNEDFRKHLTTNPVWTMQEIQTVAREYINDEEVSQVVAANKWQPSYNQPRQHGNEERQKEHARDGGPSKTPRTFPHDCFDLKDALEQAIRDGKLAKFSHLIREPRRRNRDHDGEDKTRTVKRRQEPGDNDHSLTIVNVVTMRNTAPRSRSTHKKDAKVLAVSSSSARSSKGLPSISFGPEDQWFDEVLESPTMVITARVGTSLVKQILMDTGADSNIMFRNVFNALGLRDADLTTHHHGVVGLGDHFIKPDGIISLPVSVGQGQGRRSIMAEFVVLRDSTAYNIIL, encoded by the exons ATGAGGTATGACGAAACCCAAGACCCGCAGGAGCACCTCAGGGCCtttgaggccagaatgaacctggAGGGAGTAGGAGACGAAGTAAGGTGTCGCGTCTTCCCGGTCACCCTGGCAGGGCCTGCGATACGGTGGTTCAATAGCCTCCCGCAAGGCTCGGTGGCCTGCTTCTCGGATATTAGCCGTGCCTTCCTAGCACAATTCACCACCAGAATCGCGAAGGCAAAACACCCGATCAATCTGCTCGGCGTCACTCAGAAGACCGGCAATCCGACCAAAAAATATCTAGACCATTTCAATGATGAGTGCTTGGAGATCGAAAGGTTAACCGATTCGGTGGCTAGTCTCTGTCTGACGAACGGGCTCCTTAACGAGGACTTCAGAAAGCACCTCACCACAAATCCAGTCTGGACGATGCAAGAGATCCAAACTGTAGCCCGGGAATACATTAACGATGAGGAAGTCAGTCAAGTTGTGGCTGCCAACAAGTGGCAGCCCTCTTACAATCAACCCAGGCAGCACGGTAACGAAGAAAGGCAGAAGGAGCACGCCAGAGACGGCGGTCCGAGCAAGACACCCAGAACATTTCCTCAT GACTGCTTCGACCTGAAGGACGCACTGGAACAAGCAATCAGGGACGGAAAACTAGCCAAATTCTCCCACCTTATCAGGGAGCCGAGGAGACGAAATCGCGACCACGATGGGGAAGACAAGACCCGAACGGTGAAGCGACGACAAGAGCCAGGGGACAACGACCACAGCCTTACCATAGTGAATGTAGTAACCATGAGAAACACGGCTCCAAGGTCGAGATCGACGCACAAGAAAGACGCCAAAGTCCTGGCGGTCTCCTCCTCATCTGCGCGAAGCTCCAAAGGGCTTCCATCCATCTCTTTTGGCCCGGaagaccaatggttcgacgaggTCCTGGAAAGCCCcaccatggtcatcacggccagggTCGGAACCAGTCTCGTCAAACAGATCCTTATGGATACAGGGGCAGACTCAAATATTATGTTCCGTAACGTGTTCAATGCATTGGGATTACGGGATGCCGACCTAACGACTCACCATCACGGTGTCGTAGGGCTAGGCGATCACTTCATCAAGCCGGACGGGATAATATCCTTGCCGGTCTCTGTAGGACAAGGACAGGGGCGAAGATCGATAATGGCTGAGTTCGTAGTTCTACGagactccacagcctacaacatcatcctatGA